A single window of Coffea eugenioides isolate CCC68of chromosome 7, Ceug_1.0, whole genome shotgun sequence DNA harbors:
- the LOC113777171 gene encoding zinc finger BED domain-containing protein RICESLEEPER 2-like: MSSDEGRGGCSPPEVSSIPQLSNVGSSSPLLLDSPVFISNNTTPNPEIHVTDQGTEKTPVENEGTQVNAMEKNVKEEEQNKGDDEFHIPKRSKTSQVWDDFEEIEENGTFYATCPANEIFSTLPALHTGKFDMEAMREAAAHWVLMHEHPFTVLEEEGFNIMMRRGMPEWQKISRGIAKNDCVTVYEVEKKKLKNKLKHVQKLQKRVLNFVHIPPPRRGVEIAAAIFKCAKEWEIDHKIHTISVDNASNNDVAIRLLKDDFSRSKKLLCGGKLFHVRCCAHILNLVVQDGLSKIVDITNNIRESVEFVNRSKGRALLFAEIAQQLRIPGKKLLYDCRTRWNATFEMLNCAIKFKDVFPRFQDREPHYDFCPSPDD; encoded by the exons ATGAGCTCTGATGAGGGACGAG GTGGATGTAGTCCACCTGAGGTTTCTTCTATCCCTCAGCTATCAAATGTAGGTTCATCCTCTCCACTATTGctcgatagtcctgtttttatTAGCAACAACACAACTCCAAATCCAGAAATACATGTGACTGATCAAGGAACTGAAAAAACTCCAGTTGAGAATGAAGGAACACAAGTGAATGCTATGGAGAAAAATGTAAAAGAAGAAGAGCAAAATAAAGGTGATGATGAATTCCACATTCCAAAAAGAAGTAAAACATCACAAGTTTGGgatgattttgaagaaattgaagaaaatggcACATTCTATGCCACGTGC CCAGCTAATGAGATATTTTCGACTTTACCGGCATTACATACTGGCAAGTTTGATATGGAGGCAATGAGGGAGGCTGCTGCACATTGGGTGTTAATGCATGAGCATCCATTCACTGTCTTGGAGGAAGAAGGTTTTAACATCATGATGAGACGGGGAATGCCAGAGTGGCAAAAGATCTCTCGGGGAATAGCAAAAAATGATTGTGTGACAGTCTATGAAGTTGAAAAGAAGAAGTTGAAGAACAAGTTGAAGCATGTGCAAAAA CTTCAGAAGAGAGTTCTCAATTTTGTTCATATACCACCACCTCGACGTGGGGTGGAGATTGCTGCTGCAATTTTTAAGTGTGCGAAGGAATGGGAAATTGATCACAAGATACATACTATATCAGTCGATAATGCCTCCAATAACGATGTTGCTATCCGACTTTTGAAGGATGACTTCTCTAGATCAAAAAAGCTGCTATGTGGAGGCAAACTTTTTCATGTTCGATGTTGTGCACACATCTTGAATCTTGTGGTTCAAGATGGCCTTTCCAAGATAGTGGATATCACCAACAATATTAGGGAAAGTGTGGAATTTGTCAATCGCTCCAAGGGAAGAGCTTTGCTATTTGCTGAGATTGCCCAACAGCTCCGAATACCAGGGAAAAAATTGCTTTATGATTGTCGGACTAGATGGAATGCCACTTTCGAGATGCTGAATTGTGCCATCAAATTCAAAGATGTTTTTCCCCGCTTTCAAGATAGAGAGCCACATTATGATTTTTGCCCATCTCCTGATGATTAG